Proteins from a genomic interval of Quercus robur chromosome 9, dhQueRobu3.1, whole genome shotgun sequence:
- the LOC126700032 gene encoding uncharacterized protein LOC126700032 isoform X1, producing the protein MLEWIRVRLISKLYIKKTGIEKYGGNLCPSIQKKLEQLKLECKGFCAVPSRRFVYEVDNERERHMVDLVNRTCSCRVWDLTGIPYKHEVAVIFVNREKLKDYTHPCYYKDAYVETYKTPIPPMPGQSEWMSSGQLKPVAPTIYKPPSRPPMKRKRDADEPNPYKVSRGNKPMRCGRCQQEGHNARGCKANITGETACERRERLQKGKSVSFYKIFLFKCKIPITDTVKTCSYLVVRKWKVFYTQTRIPGSIFITDPILSSAPTNTSALFYGLIQPGSRVTATSSSSMVRATSSMVTEPKSMVLFRLQVHS; encoded by the coding sequence ATGTTGGAGTGGATCAGAGTTAGGCTTATAAGCAAGCTGTATATAAAGAAGACTGGCATAGAAAAGTATGGTGGCAATTTGTGTCCAAGCATACAAAAAAAGTTGGAGCAGTTAAAATTAGAGTGTAAGGGTTTCTGTGCAGTTCCTTCTAGGAGGTTTGTGTATGAGGTTGACAATGAGAGGGAAAGGCATATGGTGGACTTAGTAAATAGAACATGCAGTTGTAGAGTATGGGACTTGACAGGAATCCCTTACAAGCATGAAGTTGCAGTCATTTTTGTGAATCGTGAGAAACTAAAAGACTACACCCATCCATGCTACTACAAGGATGCTTATGTGGAGACATACAAGACACCCATACCTCCCATGCCTGGCCAGTCTGAGTGGATGTCAAGTGGCCAACTCAAGCCTGTTGCACCTACTATCTATAAGCCACCAAGCAGGCCACccatgaagaggaagagagatgctGATGAGCCGAACCCTTATAAGGTGTCTAGAGGAAACAAGCCAATGAGGTGTGGAAGGTGTCAACAGGAAGGGCACAATGCAAGGGGATGCAAGGCCAATATCACTGGTGAGACagcatgtgagaggagggagagATTGCAGAAAGGGAAATCTGtaagtttttacaaaatttttttattcaaatgcaaAATTCCAATAACCGACACTGTAAAAACATGTTCATATTTGGTTGTAAGGAAGTGGAAGGTCTTCTACACACAGACAAGGATCCCAGGCTCCATCTTCATCACAGACCCAATCCTCAGCTCAGCCCCCACCAACACATCAGCTTTATTCTATGGCCTCATCCAACCAGGCAGCAGGGTCACAGCCACAAGCTCCAGCTCCATGGTTAGGGCCACCAGCTCCATGGTCACAGAACCTAAGTCAATGGTACTCTTCAGACTTCAGGTACACAGTTAG
- the LOC126700032 gene encoding uncharacterized protein LOC126700032 isoform X2, with the protein MLEWIRVRLISKLYIKKTGIEKYGGNLCPSIQKKLEQLKLECKGFCAVPSRRFVYEVDNERERHMVDLVNRTCSCRVWDLTGIPYKHEVAVIFVNREKLKDYTHPCYYKDAYVETYKTPIPPMPGQSEWMSSGQLKPVAPTIYKPPSRPPMKRKRDADEPNPYKVSRGNKPMRCGRCQQEGHNARGCKANITGETACERRERLQKGKSEVEGLLHTDKDPRLHLHHRPNPQLSPHQHISFILWPHPTRQQGHSHKLQLHG; encoded by the exons ATGTTGGAGTGGATCAGAGTTAGGCTTATAAGCAAGCTGTATATAAAGAAGACTGGCATAGAAAAGTATGGTGGCAATTTGTGTCCAAGCATACAAAAAAAGTTGGAGCAGTTAAAATTAGAGTGTAAGGGTTTCTGTGCAGTTCCTTCTAGGAGGTTTGTGTATGAGGTTGACAATGAGAGGGAAAGGCATATGGTGGACTTAGTAAATAGAACATGCAGTTGTAGAGTATGGGACTTGACAGGAATCCCTTACAAGCATGAAGTTGCAGTCATTTTTGTGAATCGTGAGAAACTAAAAGACTACACCCATCCATGCTACTACAAGGATGCTTATGTGGAGACATACAAGACACCCATACCTCCCATGCCTGGCCAGTCTGAGTGGATGTCAAGTGGCCAACTCAAGCCTGTTGCACCTACTATCTATAAGCCACCAAGCAGGCCACccatgaagaggaagagagatgctGATGAGCCGAACCCTTATAAGGTGTCTAGAGGAAACAAGCCAATGAGGTGTGGAAGGTGTCAACAGGAAGGGCACAATGCAAGGGGATGCAAGGCCAATATCACTGGTGAGACagcatgtgagaggagggagagATTGCAGAAAGGGAAATCT GAAGTGGAAGGTCTTCTACACACAGACAAGGATCCCAGGCTCCATCTTCATCACAGACCCAATCCTCAGCTCAGCCCCCACCAACACATCAGCTTTATTCTATGGCCTCATCCAACCAGGCAGCAGGGTCACAGCCACAAGCTCCAGCTCCATGGTTAG
- the LOC126700673 gene encoding uncharacterized protein LOC126700673, whose product MDDEVKLEVHYGSAFLWNPSLEYFGGKVEIVYRDPDLLSYFEIKGICEELGIDELCRVHYLGPGGNLEQDLRLIEDDQDVESMWKPNEGGPRDTIILYVESGNAPLAVEVPDGAGVGVGAGAGAAIGGAGGGVGGGAGAATGGDGVEEEFDWLNEGLEGEDFADNIFGESSPPHTVPHEPNTVPTTDTPHPNTDTPQPNIDALGPSNVPPPNIDLDEEWAEPVLEDDIASVDSSDDEQGPGNLEFNERTNMENVRLAKGMKFPNSQVFRKALREYVIQHHIDVKWKLNEKKKISVHCKNNCGWRCYASMVTGECTFEIKTLYPECTCPLTFKNGQVTSAYVAKRYLEDFGKNPNWEVSSVKHHVMQKVSIDLSLSQVYRSRKAARGLITRNEEAQYGLLRDYAEMILRTDVGSRVILQT is encoded by the coding sequence ATGGATGATGAAGTGAAATTGGAGGTACATTATGGGAGTGCTTTTCTGTGGAACCCTAGTTTAGAGTACTTTGGTGGGAAAGTTGAAATAGTGTATAGGGATCCTGATTtgcttagttattttgaaataaaaggtATATGTGAGGAATTGGGGATTGATGAACTGTGTAGGGTTCATTATTTAGGTCCTGGGGGCAACTTGGAGCAAGACTTAAGGCTCATAGAAGATGATCAAGATGTGGAATCCATGTGGAAGCCTAATGAGGGAGGGCCAAGAGACACCATCATACTGTATGTGGAGAGTGGTAATGCTCCACTTGCAGTTGAAGTTCCTGATGGTGCAGGGGTTGGTGTAGGAGCTGGTGCAGGGGCTGCTATAGGGGGTGCAGGGGGTGGTGTAGGGGGTGGTGCAGGAGCTGCTACAGGGGGTGATGGTGTGGAGGAGGAGTTTGATTGGTTGAATGAAGGCCTGGAAGGAGAAGACTTTGCTGATAACATTTTTGGTGAGTCTTCTCCACCTCACACAGTGCCACATGAGCCTAACACTGTTCCAACCACTGATACACCTCATCCAAACACTGATACACCTCAGCCAAACATAGATGCACTTGGCCCAAGCAATGTTCCTCCTCCAAACATAGATTTAGATGAAGAGTGGGCTGAACCAGTTTTAGAGGATGATATTGCAAGTGTGGATAGTTCTGATGATGAGCAGGGGCCTGGCAATTTGGAGTTCAATGAGAGGACTAATATGGAAAATGTTAGGTTGGCAAAAGGGATGAAGTTCCCAAACTCCCAGGTGTTTAGGAAGGCTTTGAGGGAGTATGTGATTCAGCATCACATTGATGTCAAGTGGAAgttgaatgagaagaagaagatttctgTACATTGTAAGAACAATTGTGGATGGAGGTGTTATGCCTCAATGGTGACTGGAGAGTGCACATTTGAGATCAAGACACTTTATCCTGAATGTACCTGCCCCCTAACATTTAAAAATGGGCAAGTTACATCAGCCTATGTGGCAAAGAGGTATTTGGAGGATTTTGGTAAAAATCCTAATTGGGAGGTCTCAAGTGTTAAGCACCATGTGATGCAAAAGGTTTCAATTGATTTAAGTCTTAGTCAGGTGTATAGATCAAGGAAGGCAGCTAGGGGGCTAATTACTAGGAATGAAGAGGCTCAGTATGGCCTACTTAGAGATTATGCAGAAATGATATTAAGGACAGATGTAGGAAGTAGGGTGATTCTGCAAACATAG